The DNA segment GCGATGCCGAGCCCGGCTTTGGCGGCGCGGAAGGCGAGGGATCCGCTGAACGCGGCGATCTGGACCTTGGCCCGGCCCAGCTCGGCGTCCCGCTTCTCCAGCTCGACCTCGAAGAAGCGGCTGCGGGCCTCCGCGTCGGCGAGCTGCCGGCGCAGGACGTCGAGCTGCTGTTCGTGCTCCCGGTTCCGGATCGAGGGAGCCGGTTCGGGGGCCGGTGGCGGTGAGTCGGGCCCGGCCGCTCCGGCGAGGCCGGATGCTCCAGCGAGGCCGGATGCTCCAGCGAGGCCGGATGCTCCAGCGAGAATGGCGGTGAGCCGTGCGACGTCGGTGACGGCCGGCCAGGGGTGCGCGTAGCCGCCGGACGCGAGGGTGGCCGCGAACCGGGCGAGCGCGTCCGGGCGGTCCGGGCGGTCCGGGTCGAGCACCGCGTACCGCTGGTCGTCCACCAGCACGTTCGCGGCGTCGGCGGTGGGTAGTGCGGCCATCCAGCCGGTGAGCAGGCGCCGCAGGCCGGGCAGGTCGTGCTCGAGCGCCGCGGTCAGCAGCAGTTCCTCCAGCAGGCGGCCGGAGGGCAGGGAACCGGTCCCTTCGACGACCCGGCCACCGCGCAGGTGGAGCGCCGGCGGGATCGGTACGACGGCGACCGGGCGGGCGGCCAACTGGGCGATCGCGATCCAGGCCGGCGCCAGCTCGGCGCCGAGTCCGCGGCGGACGGCGGCGGCGGCCAGGCGGCGCGGGTCGCTCAGGACCGGCTTCTCCCGGTACGTGTCGGCGACCGCTCCGGCCGAGAGCGCGGCCAGCGGTTCGAGCGGTCCGTAACGGAACGTCTCCGGGGTGACCATCAGGGTCGGCTCGGCCTGCGACGGCCAGACGGCGGCGAGCCCGGCGACCGGCAGTCCCTCGGCACCGAGCGCGGCGGCGAGCCGGTCCGGGCGGCCCGGGGTGGTGCTGAACTCGCCGAGCGGGCGCCACTCGGCGGTTCCCGGGGCGGTCACCGTGCGCGGGTCGACGAGACGATGAACGCCCAGCTCGTTCTCCACTGTCAGCAGCAGCGTGCCGCCGGGTCGCAGGGCGCGTTTCAGGACGCGGACGGCGTCGGCCCAGTCGAGCTGCGGTCCTTCCGGGGAGCAGAGGCGGGCGGTGCCGTCGAGGGCGATCACGGCGTCGTACCGGTCTTCGCCGGTCAGCTTCGCGAGGGTGCCGCAGAGCACGGTGAAGCCCTGGGCGGAGAGCTGCTCGGCGTCCGGCTGGGAGCGGACGAGGCAGGTGACGGCACGGCCGGCGGCCAGCACTTCGATCAGGTCGTGGTGGTGCGGGCCGGCCACCAGGACCTCGGCGCCGGCGGGCAGCCGGTCGATCAGGTGCCGGTAGAGGGCTCCGGCCGCGGGCGGGCGCTCCTCGGCGTACTCCGGCATCTCGCCGCCGATCATCCGGATCATGCCGCAGTGCTCCATCCGAGGGTCGCTCGCAGCTCGGCCGGCGACGCCAGGTATCCGGCGCCGAGCTCGGCCATCGCGGTCTCCCGGGCAGCCTGCGGATCCGGGTCGACACCGTGGAGTTCGGGCCACTCCCGCCGGATGCGCTCGGCGGTCGGGGTGTCCTCCTTGGCGAGGTGCATCGGGTTGCCGTAGACCGCCGGCTCGCAGCCGGCCGCCACCCCGTAGAAGACCGCGCTGCTCAGCCGGTTGGACGCCACCCGGCGGTGCCGGCGCAGCTCGTCCAGTTGCTTGTGCAGGAATCGGGCGTCGGTCTGCATCCGCATGTACCCGCGGTAACCGTGGCAGATCACCCGGCCGGCCTTCTCGTACGTGGCGCGGACCCGGGCGTCCCGGTACTCGTGCCAGTAGAGGCAGAACGTGATCGGGCCGGGCTCGGTCGCGACGATCTCGTCGATCAGCCGCCGGTGGTCCCCGTCGACCTCCTGCCCCTCCCACCCGTGGAACGGGTACCAGATGGTCCCCTCCCGGACCCCGGCATCCGGGGTCGCCGTCTTCAGCAGGTAGAGGAAGGGGGCGCCGGTCACGGTGGCCAGCGGACGGCCCATCGACCAGGCCCGGCGCCGGGTGCGCTCGGACCAGACGAAGATCGGCCGGCCGGGCGCGTACGGAGTCCCGGCGCCCAGCCCGTCCACCACGTTCCAGCCGTGCTGCAGGTACCCGTCGATCCGGGGTGGATCGGCCGGGTCCAGCCCGCAGTACTCGGCGAGGACGTGGGCGTGACCGTAGAAGTGATTGCCGTGGTGCACCCGCTAGCTCCCGAGGATGCCGCGCAGCGTCTCGACGACCCGGTCCTGGTCGTCGTCGCCGAGGTCGGCGAAGAGGGGCAGGGATAGCTCCTCGGCGTAGAAGGACTCGGCGACCGGGCACATGCCCCGGCGGTATCCGAGGTCTTCGAAGACCGGGTGCCAGTAGACCGGGATGTAGTTGACCTGGACGCCGATGCCCGCGGCGCGCAGCCGGTCGTAGACCTCGCGGCGGCGGCCGTCGAGGATGCGCACCGGGTAGAGGTGGCGCATCGGGTCGCTCTCCGGGCGCTGGGCCGGCAGGCGCAGTCCGGGAACACCGGCGAGCAGCTCGTCGTACCGGGCCGAGAGGTGGGCGCGACGTGCCTTGAACTCGCCGAGCCGGCGCAGCTGGGCGCTGCCGAGCGCGCAGAGCACGTCCGGCAGGCGGTAGTTGAGCCCGAACTCGGGCACCTCGTACCACCAGCCGCCCTCGTCGGCGTGCCGCAGCTCGTCGCGGACCACACCGACCGTACGGAACGAGCGCAGCCGTCCGACCAGCTCCGGCCGGGTCGACGCGACGGCGCCGCCCTCGCCGGTGGTGAAGTTCTTGGTCGGGAAGAACGAGAACGTGGTGAGGTCGGCGAGGCTGCCGACCGGACGTCCCTTGTAGAGCGAGCCGATCGAGTGCGCGGCGTCGCCGAGCAGCAGCGAACCGGCGCTCTCGCCCACCTTGCGCAGCCGGTCGTAGTCGGCCGGGACACCGGCGTAGTCGACCGCGGCGATCACCTTGGTGCGCTCGGTGACGGCGGCCTCGACGGCGGCCGGGTCGAGGTTCGCGGTGTCCTCCTCGACGTCGGCGAAGACCACCTTCGCGCCGAGCATCGCCGCGCCGGACGCTGTCGCGACGAACGTCATCGGCGTGGTGATCACTTCATCGCCGCTGGTCACGCCGGCCGCCGCGTACGCCGCGTGCAGCGCCGTGGTGCCGTTCGTGACCGTGACGCAGGGCGCGCCGGCGACCCTCTCGAGGTCGGCCTCGAAGTCGGCGACGCGGGGCCCGGTGGTCAGCCAGTCGCTGCCCAGCGCCGCGACGACCGCCTCGACGTCCGAGGGGTCGATCGACTGTCGTCCGTAGGGAAGCATCAGTTCTCCGCGAGCAGGGCGCGCATGTCGTCGACCGAGAGCCACAGGTCGTTGTTGTCGGAGCGATAGTTGAAGCCGTCCGCGACCGGCTCGCCACCGGCCGGCGGCTCGTAGCCCCAGCTCGCGGCGACCGGCTGGACCACGTAGCGGTCCGGGAAGCGCAGCGTGCGGCGGCTGTCGTCGGCCGCGATCATCTCCTCGTGCAGCTTCTCGCCGGGACGCATGCCCATCTCGTGGGTGGGTGCGTCCGGGGCGACGGCCTCGACCAGGTCGAGGATGCGCATGCTCGGGATCCGAGGGACGTAGAGCTCGCCGCCGCGCATGACGTCGAACGAGTCGACGACGAACTGCACGGCCTGGTCAAGGGTGATCCAGAAGCGGGTCATCCGCTTGTCGGTGATCGGCAGGCTCTTGCCGTCGGCGGCCAGCTTGCGGAAGAACGGGACGACCGAGCCGCGGCTGCCCATCACGTTGCCGTACCGGACGACCGCGAGGCGGGTCGGGTGGGTGGCGGCGTAGTGGTTGCCGGCGATCACGATCTTGTCGGCGGCCAGCTTGGTCGCGCCGTACAGGTTGATCGGGCTGGACGCCTTGTCGGTGGAGAGCGCGACGACCTTCTTCACCTCGGCGGTGATGGCCGCGTCGATGACGTTCTGGGTGCCGTTGATGTTCGTCGCGACGAACTCGGAGGGGTTGTACTCAGCGGTGTCGACCTGCTTGAGCGCCGCGGCGTGGACCACGTAGTCGATGCCGTGCATGGCGCGGGCGAGGCGCTCGCGGTCGCGGATGTCGCCGATGAAGAACCGCAGACGCGGGTCGTCGCCGAACATCTGGCGGACCTCGTACTGCTTCAGCTCGTCGCGCGAGAACACGACGATGCGAGCCGGGTCGAGGTGGGTCAGGGCGTACCTCAGGAAGGCCTTGCCGAACGAACCGGTGGAGCCGGTGACAAGGATCGAGGAGCCGGCGATTTCAGACACGAGTTTTCTCCGGGGGTCAGCGATAGGCCGGTACGAGCCGGAAGCATAACCAGAGGATTCGCCATTTCCAGGGGCGCGAAAGAATGCCAAGGCGAGTTCATTTTCAGTTAAGCCGAGATTGGTCGCGACGTCCGGTCTGCTGCGGGATCGTAGGACTCCTCTAACCACCCCCCTTTGGAGTCATACCGTGAGTGAGCTGCAGAGACTACGCGACGCGTTCCGTACCGCGCTCGATCTTCCGGCGGACGCGCCCGTGGACGACCTGCGCTACCAGGACAACGAGAAGTGGGATTCGCTCGCTCACATGTCGTTGGTCGCGGCAATCGAAGATGAATTCTCGGTAATGATCGACACGGATGATGTCATCGGTATGTCCAGTTTCGGCGAGGCCGTGCGAATCCTTGGTAAATACGGGGTGGACGTCAAGTGAGTGTCGCCCTGGTCACCGGGGCGTCGCGCGGGATCGGGCGGGCCACCGCGCACCGCCTGGCCGAGCAGGGTTACGACCTGGTCCTGCACGGGCACGGCGAGGCGGGCGTGACCGAGGCCGCCGAGTCACTGGCCGCGAAGTTCGGCGTCACCGCTGTTGCCGCAGCCGGTGACATCGCCGACCCGCAGACCAGCAAGGCCCTGGTACGCGTCGCGTTCGAGACCTTCAAACGTCTCGATGCGCTCGTGATCAACGCCGGCACACATGCGGCCGGGATGCTCGGGATGACCGCCGACGCCACGATCGAACGGCTCTTCGCGGTGAACGCGGCGGGTGCGGCGTACACGTTGCAGAACGCGGTCCGCCTGCTCGCGCGCGCGCCGCAGGCGTCGGTCGTGCTGACCGCCTCGATCACCGGCACGCACGGCGTGGCCGGTCAGGCCGTCTACGCCGCGTCGAAGGCGGCGGTGGTCGGGCTGACCAAGTCGGCCGCCAAGGAGCTCGGCGCCCGCGGCATCCGGGTCAACGCGGTGGCGCCCGGCTTCATCGCCACCGACATGCTCGACACGCTCGACGAGGAAGGACGCGCCGACCGGGTCGCCGCCACCGCGCTCGGCCGGCTCGGCGCCGCCGAGGACGTCGCCGACGTGATCGCCTTCCTCGTCTCCGACCAGGCCCGCTTCGTCACCGGTCAGGTGATCGGAGTGGACGGGGGACTGACGCTGTGAATCTGCTGCACCCGGACGCCCGCGTCATCGACGCTGCCACCGGTGAGACGTTGACGCCCGAGCTGATCTCCTCCTTCGAAGCGGAGCTCGCCGGTGAGCGGCTGGTCTTCCTGCCGATGCCGACGACGGTGCCGGCCATCGCGAAGTACCTCGCGGCGCTGCGGACCGGCACACCCGTCGTGCTGCTCGACCCGGACGCCGACCACACCGAGCTGATCCGGCGGTACGCGACCGACGAGGTGCACCCGGACCTGGCGCTGCTGCTCACCACGAGCGGTTCCACCGGCAGCCCGAAGCTGGTCCGGCTCTCCCGCTCGGCGGTGTTCGCCAACGCCGGCCAGGTGGCCGAGTCGCTCGGCATCACCGGCGACGACGTGGCGGTCACGACGTTGCCGCTCTTCTACTCGTACGGCCTGTCCGTGCTGCACTCGCACCTGCTCAAGGGCGCGACGGTGGTGCTGGAACGCACCGGCATCATGCAGCGGGACTTCTGGTCGGCAGTGGACGAGCACGGGGTGACGTCGATGGCGTTGGTCCCCTACCAGTTCGAGATGCTGCGGCGACTGCGTTTCGATCCGGCGAAGCATCCGTCACTCCGCACGATCACGCAGGCCGGCGGCAGGCTCCGAGCGGAACTGATCACCGAGTTCTCGCAGAAGATGGTCGCCGCGGGCGGCCGGTTCTTCGTGATGTACGGGCAGACCGAGGCGGCGCCCCGGATGGCCACGCTCCCGCCCGACCGGCTCGCCGGGAAGCTCGGATCGGTCGGCGTCGCGATGCCCGGCGCGACCTTCGCGATCGAGGACGACGAGGTCGTCTACCGCGGGCCCAACGTGATGATGGGGTACGCCGAGAACGGCGCCGACCTGGCCCGCGGCGACGAGCTGGGCGGCGTGCTGCGCACCGGCGACCTGGGCCGGCTCGACGAGGAGGGCTTCCTCTTCATCACCGGGCGGATCAAGCGGATGGCGAAGGTGTTCGGCGCCCGGATCAACCTGGACGACGTCGAGCGCAACTTCCCGGTGGCCGCGGTGGCCGGCGATGACAAGCTGATCGTCTTCGCCGAGGGGCTCCCGGCCGACGAGGCCCGCGCGCTGCGCACCAAGGTCGCCGAGTGGCTCGGCACCCACTTCACCGGGGTGGACGTCCGCTCGATCGCGGCGCTGCCCCTGCTCGCCAACGGCAAGACCGACTACCGGGCGCTGGAGGCGTCGTTGTGAGTGTCTTCACTCTCCCGCAGGCCGTCAAAGAGGAAGTCCTGCTCAAGGAACTCTCCGACCTGACCTTCTTTCATCGCGATCGCAGCGAGCCCTATGCGCGGATCTTGGAGGCTTCGGGATTCGAGTCGGCCGCGACGATCGCCGATCTGCCCTATCTGCCGGTTCGGCTCTTCAAGAATCTGGAACTCAAGAGCATCCCGGACGACGAGGTGTTCAAGGTCCTGACGTCGAGCGGGACCACCGGTGAGGTCAGCCGGATCTATCTGGACAAGGCGGCCGCCGCCGAGCAGCAACGACGGCTGGCCGCCACGGTCCAGACCGTCCTCGGCCCCAAGCGCCTGCCGATGCTGCTCGTCGACACGAAGGCGATGCTCAAGGACCGCCGTTCGTTCAGCGCCCGCGGCGCCGGCGTGCTCGGCATGTCCACTTTCGGTCGCGAGCACGTCTGGGCTCTGGACAACGACGGTGTCGTGGACCTGGAGGCCATCCGTGGTTTCCTCGCGAAGCACGGCGACCAGCCCTTCCTGATCTTCGGGTTCACCTTCCTGGTCTGGCTTCACCTGTACGAGGTGGGGCTGGAGCACGGACTCGATCTCAGCAACGGGATCCTGATCCACTCCGGGGGCTGGAAGAAGCTGGTCGACCAGGCGGTGTCCCCGTCCGCTTTCCGGGAGGCGCTTGCCGGCGTCGGCTTGACGAACGTCCACAACTACTACGGGATGGTCGAGCAGATCGGCACGATCTTCCTGGAGGGCCCGTCGGGCGGTTCTCTCTACTGCCCGGACTTCGCGGATGTGGTGGTCCGTGACCCGGAGACCTGGGCCGAGCTGCCACCGGGCAGACCGGGTCTGCTGGAGGTGATCAGCACGCTGCCCACCTCGTACCCCGGGCATGTGCTCTTGACCGAGGACCTCGGCGTGGTGCACGGCATCGACGACGGGGACTGGCCCGGCAAGCGCTTCTCGGTCCTGGGCCGGCTGCCGCGTGCCGAGGCGCGGGGATGTTCGGACACGTATCGGAGTGCGGCATGAGCGTCACGTTCAGATTCGGCGCGTCCGGCGATCTCACCGCCGCGTCGGAGGACCGGCTGACCGTCGGTGACCCGCGGGTGGTCGACTTCCTGGCCAAGCTGGCCCGCAAGCTGCTGGCCCCGGCGGTCGCCCGCAAGCACCCTGAGCTGGGCTCGCTCGGCTACTTCCTGCGCCCGGCCGAGCTGAGCCGGGCCGTCTCGCGCATGCGCCGGGACGACGCGCTGGTCTTCCCGCGAGGGAACGTATTCCACCTGCCACCCGCCAATGTGGACACCATCTTCGTCTACTCCTGGGCGCTGTCGGCGCTGGCCGGCAACCACAACGTGGTCCGGATCTCGTCGCGGTCGGCAGGGGCGGCCGAGGTGATCATCGAGGCGCTCAACGCCGTCGCCGCCGAGGCCGACCCGATCATCGCGCGGACCCAGCGGATGGTCACCTACGGCCGGGACGACGTGATCACCGGCGCCCTGAGCAAGTGGGCCGACCTGCGGGTGATCTGGGGTGGCGACGCCGCCGTGGACACCATCCGCAAACTGCCGCTGCGGCCGTCCGCGCGCGACCTGACCTTCCCGGACCGGACCTCGTGGGCGGTGCTCTCCACCGCCGGCTGGCGGGCCGCCGACCCGGCCACCCGCCGGAACGCGGTGGTCGGCTTCGCCAACGACGCGTACTGGTTCGACCAGGCCGCCTGCTCATCGCCGCGGACCGTGTTCCTGGTCGGCGACGGCGGCGACGGCGTGCGGGCCGAGTTCCTCGCGCTGCTGCTCGACGTCGTCGACGCGCGTGGCTGGGTGGTCGATCCGGCGATGGCGGTGGAGAAGCGGGTCAACGCCTACGAACTGGCCGCCATCGGCGCCGCCCGTGAGGTGGACTTCCCGGACAACCGGATCACCGCGCTCACCCTGACCGGAACCGGGACCGCACCGCGCCGCTGGATCGGCGCCGGCGCGGTCCCGTTCGCCGAGACCGCAACGCTGCTCGACCTGGTCCCGGCGATGAACCGGCAGGACCAGACGGTCAGCCACTTCGGCTTCACCCCGGCCGAGCTGCAGGCGTTCGCCACCGAGCTGGGCGGCCGCGGGGTGGACCGGATCGTGCCGTTCGGATCGGCGCTGACCTTCGGCGCGATCTGGGACGGGTACGACCTGCCCAGTGAGTTCACCCGGTTGACGGTGCTGCAGTCCTGATGACGACGGTCCTCGAAACGCCCGCGCCGGCCGCTCCGGCGCCGGTCCGCCACTCCCGCCGGCTCTGGGCCGCGGTGCCCTGGCTGCTACCGGCGATCTCCGCGTACTGGGTGCTGCACTACTACGACACGCCCGACAAGCAGATCGCGCTCTACGCGGTCTACCTGCTGCTCGCCGTCGTCGTGCCGGGCACGCTGGTGTTCCGGGCGGCGTTCGGCAGCCGCGGCAACCTGCCCGAGGACCTCGGTCTCGGCGCGGCGACCGGCCTCCTCGTGCTGCTCGCGGGCTGGGCACTGGCCGCCGCCACCGGGCTCCAGCATCTGCTGATCGGCTGGCCCGCGCTGGTCATGGCGCTCTTCGCGGCCGTGCCGGGACTGCGGCGCCACTGGCGTACCGGTCCGGGTGAGCCGCTGCCGATCGGCTGGTCGGCGGCGATGGCCGTGGTGCTCTTCATGGTGACGATCTGGGGCGCGACGGTCTTCCGTACCGTGCCGCTCCCGCCGCACACCGCGGAGCTCTATCCGGACCTCTACTACCACCTCGCGCTCGTGCACGAGATGACCCGCTCGATGCCGTTCCAGGTGCCGCAGCTGGCCGGCGAGACGCTGAAGTACCACTACCTGTCGGACGCCGACATCGCCACCGCCAGCATGATCACCGGCATCGACGCCCACGTGGTGTTCCTCCGGCTCTGGGTGATGCCGGTCGCGGCGATCGCCGTGCTGGTCTTCGCGGCGCTGGCCCGCAGCGTGAGCGGACGCTGGTGGGCCGCGCCGATCGCCGCGACCGTCGGTTTCGTCGGCCAGTCGGTGACCGTCGGCAGCATCGCCAGCCCGCCCGGCATCGGCCTTCCGATCACCCTGCTCAGCCCGTCGCAGACGTACGCCATGCCGTTGATCGGGATCTTCGTTCTGGTCGCCGCCGACGTGCTGCGGGGCAAGGCGCTGCGCTGGTGGGGCTGGGCGCTGCTGCCACTGCTCGCGGTCGCCTGCGCCGGCAGCAAGGCGAGCGTGCTGCCGCCGCTCGCCGCCGGTCTGCTGCTGGCCGGGGCGATCAGCCTGATCGGGAAGCGGAAGATCCCGTGGACGACGATCGCGCTGCTCGCGACCGTCGGCTTCGGCATGGTGGTCGGGCTGAAACTCTTCGCGGGCGGCGGCGCGGGGACGCTCCAGCCACAGTTCCTCGCGACGATGCGGTGGTTCCTGCCGTACCAGGACGTCATCGGCACCGCGGACGACGTGCAGTGGGGTGGCCTGGTGCAGGACGGCCTGGAATCGG comes from the Actinoplanes sp. OR16 genome and includes:
- a CDS encoding DegT/DnrJ/EryC1/StrS aminotransferase family protein, which produces MLPYGRQSIDPSDVEAVVAALGSDWLTTGPRVADFEADLERVAGAPCVTVTNGTTALHAAYAAAGVTSGDEVITTPMTFVATASGAAMLGAKVVFADVEEDTANLDPAAVEAAVTERTKVIAAVDYAGVPADYDRLRKVGESAGSLLLGDAAHSIGSLYKGRPVGSLADLTTFSFFPTKNFTTGEGGAVASTRPELVGRLRSFRTVGVVRDELRHADEGGWWYEVPEFGLNYRLPDVLCALGSAQLRRLGEFKARRAHLSARYDELLAGVPGLRLPAQRPESDPMRHLYPVRILDGRRREVYDRLRAAGIGVQVNYIPVYWHPVFEDLGYRRGMCPVAESFYAEELSLPLFADLGDDDQDRVVETLRGILGS
- the pseB gene encoding UDP-N-acetylglucosamine 4,6-dehydratase (inverting), which encodes MSEIAGSSILVTGSTGSFGKAFLRYALTHLDPARIVVFSRDELKQYEVRQMFGDDPRLRFFIGDIRDRERLARAMHGIDYVVHAAALKQVDTAEYNPSEFVATNINGTQNVIDAAITAEVKKVVALSTDKASSPINLYGATKLAADKIVIAGNHYAATHPTRLAVVRYGNVMGSRGSVVPFFRKLAADGKSLPITDKRMTRFWITLDQAVQFVVDSFDVMRGGELYVPRIPSMRILDLVEAVAPDAPTHEMGMRPGEKLHEEMIAADDSRRTLRFPDRYVVQPVAASWGYEPPAGGEPVADGFNYRSDNNDLWLSVDDMRALLAEN
- a CDS encoding acyl carrier protein codes for the protein MSELQRLRDAFRTALDLPADAPVDDLRYQDNEKWDSLAHMSLVAAIEDEFSVMIDTDDVIGMSSFGEAVRILGKYGVDVK
- a CDS encoding SDR family NAD(P)-dependent oxidoreductase, with protein sequence MSVALVTGASRGIGRATAHRLAEQGYDLVLHGHGEAGVTEAAESLAAKFGVTAVAAAGDIADPQTSKALVRVAFETFKRLDALVINAGTHAAGMLGMTADATIERLFAVNAAGAAYTLQNAVRLLARAPQASVVLTASITGTHGVAGQAVYAASKAAVVGLTKSAAKELGARGIRVNAVAPGFIATDMLDTLDEEGRADRVAATALGRLGAAEDVADVIAFLVSDQARFVTGQVIGVDGGLTL
- a CDS encoding AMP-binding protein is translated as MNLLHPDARVIDAATGETLTPELISSFEAELAGERLVFLPMPTTVPAIAKYLAALRTGTPVVLLDPDADHTELIRRYATDEVHPDLALLLTTSGSTGSPKLVRLSRSAVFANAGQVAESLGITGDDVAVTTLPLFYSYGLSVLHSHLLKGATVVLERTGIMQRDFWSAVDEHGVTSMALVPYQFEMLRRLRFDPAKHPSLRTITQAGGRLRAELITEFSQKMVAAGGRFFVMYGQTEAAPRMATLPPDRLAGKLGSVGVAMPGATFAIEDDEVVYRGPNVMMGYAENGADLARGDELGGVLRTGDLGRLDEEGFLFITGRIKRMAKVFGARINLDDVERNFPVAAVAGDDKLIVFAEGLPADEARALRTKVAEWLGTHFTGVDVRSIAALPLLANGKTDYRALEASL
- a CDS encoding acyl-protein synthetase, with translation MSVFTLPQAVKEEVLLKELSDLTFFHRDRSEPYARILEASGFESAATIADLPYLPVRLFKNLELKSIPDDEVFKVLTSSGTTGEVSRIYLDKAAAAEQQRRLAATVQTVLGPKRLPMLLVDTKAMLKDRRSFSARGAGVLGMSTFGREHVWALDNDGVVDLEAIRGFLAKHGDQPFLIFGFTFLVWLHLYEVGLEHGLDLSNGILIHSGGWKKLVDQAVSPSAFREALAGVGLTNVHNYYGMVEQIGTIFLEGPSGGSLYCPDFADVVVRDPETWAELPPGRPGLLEVISTLPTSYPGHVLLTEDLGVVHGIDDGDWPGKRFSVLGRLPRAEARGCSDTYRSAA
- a CDS encoding acyl-CoA reductase, with translation MSVTFRFGASGDLTAASEDRLTVGDPRVVDFLAKLARKLLAPAVARKHPELGSLGYFLRPAELSRAVSRMRRDDALVFPRGNVFHLPPANVDTIFVYSWALSALAGNHNVVRISSRSAGAAEVIIEALNAVAAEADPIIARTQRMVTYGRDDVITGALSKWADLRVIWGGDAAVDTIRKLPLRPSARDLTFPDRTSWAVLSTAGWRAADPATRRNAVVGFANDAYWFDQAACSSPRTVFLVGDGGDGVRAEFLALLLDVVDARGWVVDPAMAVEKRVNAYELAAIGAAREVDFPDNRITALTLTGTGTAPRRWIGAGAVPFAETATLLDLVPAMNRQDQTVSHFGFTPAELQAFATELGGRGVDRIVPFGSALTFGAIWDGYDLPSEFTRLTVLQS